The genome window ATGAGTGGGTCGTGACACTGACCGCCAGTCGACGACTCGATCGTTTCGTATTCGGAACGCCCGGGATGTAGCTCGGTCTGCTCGTTGCCCAAACGCCAGTGTCCACTCTCCATCGGGCGAGGTGACCGTTCGACAGTGAAACTCGTCTCCGTCGATGGTCAGCGTCCGATCGGTCGGTTGTCCGGGAATCGTAGCCGGGTCGAACCCGGGCGGCTCGGTCGGACCGCGCCGGAGGAGTCGCTTCCGTAACACGGTCGACACTCATTTTCTGTGGATTTGAATACTGGGGTTTCAGTCGCTTTAGAGTCAATATTCCGCATAATTGGGACAGTGGCATACGATCAACTACGTTCTGGACAGTTCGGCTATGTGCATACCGTAGACACGGTAGCGTCACGAGTACGGTACGTGCGCTTAACTCTACAAACATATAAGAAATATAATAGGTATTTAGGGAGGCGTACGGACCAACTGGTGATGACGAAACGACAGTCAGGCTTCAGTGGACGACCCTCGAGACGCGAATTCGTACTGGCAGGCGGTGCATTCGGGACGGCAGCCCTGGCAGGGTGTCTGAGTGACGAGGACGACGGGGGCCAGGCCGGAGCTGGCCTCGGTGGCGACAGCGGCGGTAGCAACGGCAACAACGGCGCCGAACCCGAAGACCCGATGCTCTCGTCGGATTTCGACCCAGAGAATCCCGACTGGGAGAACACCAACTACCTCGGTGGGCTCATCTACGAGAACGACTACGTACGTGGGAGCGACTTCGACCTCGAGAACATGGGCGACCGCGGCAATACCGAGGCCGTCTATGGCACCGAACCACCCGAGCGGCCGGATGACTCTTCGGAGTGGATTGATCCCGACCCAATCGTCTACGCGGAGCTCCCCCGCGAAGACAGCGAGTCGGCGTACCGCGATATTTTGGAGCCGATGATCGAAACGCTCGAGGAAGAAACCGGTCGAGACGTCGAGTTCCAGACGATCGACAGCTACGCGGCGGTCGTCGAAGGGATGCGCTCCGAGCGAATTCACATCGCCAACTTCGCGACGGGTAACACCCCCCTTCGGCGTCAACATGGCCGGTATGGTTCCGATGGCGATGGGCCTCGAAGCTGACGGGCAGTTCGGCTACCGCCTGATCGCGATCACTCGCGCCGACATGGACGAGATACAGAGCGTCGATGACTTCAACGACTTCCGAGCGGCGCACACCGAGGAGTCCTCGAACTCCGGCCACCAGGCACCGGCAGCGCTGTTCGACGAACACTTCGGGCTCACCGTCGGTGAGAACTACGATCCGGAGATGTCCGGCGGCCACGAACAGTCCGGTCGCGGGATCGCTTACGGCGACTACGACTGCGGCCCGATCTGCAGCACCTGTGTCGATCAGACCATCGACGCGGTCGACGACATCAGCTGGGACTCTTTCAAGGTCGTCTGGGCAGCGGACCCGTTCCCGCCGGGACCGATCGGCTACCGGTACAACCTCCACGAGGAGATCATCGAGGGCGCTCGAGAGACCTGGCTCAACACCGACTGGTCGGGAACCTCTTACGGTGAAGAAGCGGGCTATCCGCAGTACGTCGAGGTCGACTACGTAAACCACTGGCAGGACGTGATGATCAACCAGGAGTTCAACGAAGTCGAGTACGACGAAGAAAACCTGTAGCGCAGCCTGACAGCCGATTTAGCTATTCCACCACCAATGCTCGAAGTCACTGACCTACGGAAAGTGTACGCGACGGGAGACGAGGCGCTGCACGGCGTCTCGACGACCGTTGACGGAAACGAGATCGTCGCCATGATCGGTCCAAGTGGGGCCGGGAAGTCGACGTTCATCCGCTGTATCAATCGGTTGACCGAACCAACCGAGGGCGAGATCAGACTCGACGGCACCGAACTGACCGCCCTCGACGCGGGAGAAATGAAAGCGGCGCGTCGAAACATCGGGATGGTGTTCCAAGAATACAACCTCGTCGAACGGCTCACCGTAATGGAGAACGTCCTCTCGGGGCGGCTGGGCTACGTCTCGAACTGGGCCGCTTTGCGTCGAACGTTCCCTCAGAAGGACGTCGAAATGGCCTACGACGTCCTCGAGACGGTTGGGCTCGGCGGGATGGAGAACAAGCGGGCGGACGAACTTTCCGGCGGCCAGCGCCAGCGTGTCGGCATCGCCCGCGCCGTCGTTCAAGAGCCGACGATCTTACTCGCCGACGAACCGACCAGCAGTCTCGACCCGGAAACCTCCCACGCTGTGATGGAACTGCTCACGGAGATCGCAGCCAAACGTGACATTCCGATTCTGATCAACATCCACGAGGTCCACCTGGCCGTCGAATACGCCGATCGAATCCTCGGCCTACACGACGGTTCGCTCGTCTTCGACGGCCCGACGACCGATCTCGACGACAACGCCAAAGACGTCATCTATCGCGGTGAAACAATTGCCGGTGACTCATCGCTCAGCGTCGTCTCCGAATCCGATACGGTGACCGACGAGAGCGACCGCGAACAGTCAGCGGTTACGGGTGACTGAGATGGCGACCGGAGAGGGACACTCGGAGCTTCC of Natrarchaeobaculum sulfurireducens contains these proteins:
- the phnC gene encoding phosphonate ABC transporter ATP-binding protein, with the protein product MLEVTDLRKVYATGDEALHGVSTTVDGNEIVAMIGPSGAGKSTFIRCINRLTEPTEGEIRLDGTELTALDAGEMKAARRNIGMVFQEYNLVERLTVMENVLSGRLGYVSNWAALRRTFPQKDVEMAYDVLETVGLGGMENKRADELSGGQRQRVGIARAVVQEPTILLADEPTSSLDPETSHAVMELLTEIAAKRDIPILINIHEVHLAVEYADRILGLHDGSLVFDGPTTDLDDNAKDVIYRGETIAGDSSLSVVSESDTVTDESDREQSAVTGD